TGGAACTCCCGCTCCGGATTGTCCAGACAGAGAATCGTCGAGTACTCGAACCCGGAGAAGTCCGGTCGCTTCATGTGCAGGACCTTCTCGAAGGTCTTCTTGACGCCGGGTTCGCCCGTCTTCACGGGGTTCGAGACCTCGTTCTCCTCGATGAAGAGGTCCGAACAGTCGGAGGCCAGCCCGGAGTCCAGTTCGGCCTGCACCTTCGCCGAGAGGTCCCGCCCGTTGTTCGTCGCCGGGAACAGGACGTACCGCGGTTTGTCGTGGTCGCGCCAGTCGGTACTCTCGACGGATCCCTCGCCGCGGGCCATGTGGGCCGAGATTTCGGTGTAGGGTTTGTGCAGGAACCGATCGAGTCGATCGTCGTCGTGGTAGACGGCGACGTCGGCCCCGTAGGCGATACACTCCTCGGCCAGCCCCTCGCAGTCGTCGCCCATCAGGAAGGCGACGACGTTCTCCTCCTCGCCGTAGTCGTCCGCGAACTGATCCATCAGTTCGCGGGCCTTGCCCAGCATCTCCGTCGAGACGTCGAGTAACTCGCCCTGCTGGGTCTCACAGAAGACCCACATGTCGGCGTATTCCCCGTTCGAGAGCGCGCGTACGTGCCTTTTGTCGCGCGTTGGATGGGAGAGGCCGTCGTCTTCCTCCGCTTCGTCCGATTCGCCCGCTTCATCCGTTTCTTCGACCACTTCTGTCTCCTCATCGTCGGCGTCGTCGATCGCTTCGCCCGCCGCGTCTTCTCCGACGTCTTCTTTCGTCGCCTCGTACTCGCCTTCCGTCTCCGTCCCGTCCTCGACGCCGTCGGCATCGCCGCCGTCGCCGATATCCTCGAGGCGGCTGTGAACCGCCTTACGTGCCGTCTTCCGGTCCTTGCCGGCCTGCTCGGCCTCCAGCACCGCCTGGAGTTCGTCCTCGTCGTCGATCGTCTCGAGTTCCTCGGTCAGTTCGTCGACCGTGTAGTCGTCCGGATCGATCGCCGTCATGTTCACTCACCCGCCCCCGCCGCGTACGGTTGCAGTTCCGAGAGTACCCGTCCCATCTCCTCTTCGTCGCCGGGATCGACCATCGTGGCCTCACGTTCCGAGGGTGCCTTCGGGATCGGATCGACCGAGGAGACGATCGTCGGCGAGCCGTCGAGCCCGATGTAGTCGGGATCGAGGTTCAGGTCCTCGTGATTCCAGGTCGTCAGGTGTTCGTCGTGATCGGCCGCGCGCGCTTTCGTCTCCGCCCGGAGTTCCTTGTGGGTCAGCCGGTGGGACGCCTTGCGGTAGGTCGGCTCGAACTCGGGATCGGTCACGATCATGCAGGGAAGCGGTGCCTCCACCGTCTCGATCTCGTCGACGTCGCCCTCGACGAGCCGCTTCGCCCGGACCAACCGCTCGTCGGGGTCGATGTCCAGCGCGAGGACGTGGGTGACGATCGGCCAGTCCATCGCCCAGCAGGTCTGGGGACCGGTCTGGCCGGTCTCCCCGTCCGCCGTTTTGAATCCCGCAAAGACGATGTCGATATCGGCGACCTCCTCCTGGTACTTTTCGAGGCCGGCGCTGAGGGTGATCGCCGTCGCCCAGGTGTCCGAAGCGGCGAGTTCCCGGTCCGAGAGCAGATAGCTGTCGTTGGCGTAGACGGACTCCATTCCCTCCTTGAGAACGTCTCCGTAGCCGGGTGGCCCCATACTCATCCCGCTGACGTGACCGCCGTGGCGCACCCTGGTTTGCAGGGCGGCCTGGTAGGCGAACTCGTCGTTCGGGTTCATCACTGTCGGCGTCTTGCCCCGCTCCAAGTGGCCGTCCTCGTCGAACGAGACGGCTCCTTCCGAGAAGTCGGGGACGCCCTTGGTCAATACGACAGATCTCACAGTACTCCCTCCGAGGATGTCGTGCATTTACGTACCATACTCGTGTCACTGTATCGCAACACCGGCTATTAAGAATGTGGGATGGTATTCGCTCACACTACTGTATCGGAACTGACAACTGTCGAATAACAACCGTGAAAATGTCACGATCGATTGCTCGTCGTGTCCGACGAGCACACGCTGATTACTCGATGTCGCGCTCGGTCGTCCCCATCGTGATTTCGCCGTCGGCGCGAATCGTCCCGTCGACCTCCGCACCGGGACCGAGTTCGAGGTCCGCACACGAGACGTCCCCGAGGACGCGGGCCTCGGCCTCGATCACCACGTCTCCGTCGCGGGTCGTCACGTCGCCGTGGATGCGAGTCTCCTCGCCGACGGTCACGTCGCCGCGACCCCGGAGACTCCCGAAGATGTTGCAGTCGGCTCCCACGTCGATCGTCTCCGCGCGGACGTTGCCGTGGAGTCGACAGGCGTCCCCGATCGTCGCCGGCGTCGAGACGCGCCAGGCGTCGTCGCCGACCGACGCGTTCCGGGGGATTACCAGGGGTTCGGCGTCGGGTTCGTCCTCGTCGGTGAGTTCGGCGATGAGTTGCTGGGCCGCGTCCTCCTCGCCGATCAACAGGAGGTGTTTGAGGTAGACGAACAGGAAGACGATCGTCGGCATCGGGTTCCGGATGACGATCCAGCCGTTGGCCTCGAATCCCTCCTCGATCTCGACGTCGTCGCCGATGTCCAGGTCTCCGGCGACCTTCATCTCGCCGCCGACGTGGACGCGCTCGCCGATGTAGGCGTCCTGACCGACCAGCACGTTGTCGGCGACCTCACACCACATGTCGAGGCGGCAGTCGCCCTCGGCCTCGATGTCGCCGCCGAACTGGACGCCTTCGCCGGCGAGGACGTTCCGGCCGCGGACGCCGAACTCGACGGTCGATCGGCCACCGACGAGGACGTCACCGTCGGTCTCGAGGGCGACTTCCTTGGCTTCGGTCTCGTCCGGAACGACGAGTTCGTCGAGCGGATCCCTGCTGATGGCCACACTCCAACCAAATGATGACACCCCCTATTAAACCTCGCGCGTCGTCTGCCGTCCGTCTGACGCCACCGATCGAGGAGTGTGCGATCGATCGCCGGCGTCGGACGCAGTCGTCTCGCTTTTGACCCACCACCTCGTACGACCCGGTATGACGACTCTCGCGTTCGACGACGACGGTGTCGACGTCGTTTACGAAGGGACCGAATTTCGCCTCGAACGGGACCTGATCGAAGAGGCGATCGAGAAACCCTACCACGACGTGACCGACCACGAAGTGCTGAAGATCGTGGCCGAACAGCCGAACCTCCAGGGCGAACCGCGCCGGGTCGGCGACATTCTCGACTGATCCGGGGCTCACTTCAGTTCGCGACGCTCGTGTCGTCTCCCAACTCCTCGGGATCGAAGGGCTGTGACACTCCCAGCCAGCGCTCTCCGGTCCCCGATCGGGTATCGACGTACACTTCGACGCCGTTTCCGTCGGGATCGGAGAAGTACGGCGCCTTGCTGATTCCGTGGTCGACGGAACTCACACCGACGTCGTCCGGGAATCGCCGGTAGATCGATCGAAGCGCTGCTTCGTCCTCGACCTCGAAGGCGACGAGATAGAGGCCGACGCCCGCTCCCGGCGCTGGCGCGTTCGGACCCAGCGCTTGCAACGCGAGGTCGTGGTGACGATCGCCCCGGGAGAGAAACGCGAAGGAGGCGAGGCGTTCCG
The nucleotide sequence above comes from Halosolutus halophilus. Encoded proteins:
- a CDS encoding electron transfer flavoprotein subunit alpha/FixB family protein; this translates as MTAIDPDDYTVDELTEELETIDDEDELQAVLEAEQAGKDRKTARKAVHSRLEDIGDGGDADGVEDGTETEGEYEATKEDVGEDAAGEAIDDADDEETEVVEETDEAGESDEAEEDDGLSHPTRDKRHVRALSNGEYADMWVFCETQQGELLDVSTEMLGKARELMDQFADDYGEEENVVAFLMGDDCEGLAEECIAYGADVAVYHDDDRLDRFLHKPYTEISAHMARGEGSVESTDWRDHDKPRYVLFPATNNGRDLSAKVQAELDSGLASDCSDLFIEENEVSNPVKTGEPGVKKTFEKVLHMKRPDFSGFEYSTILCLDNPEREFHPQGASVIPGSFEPMEPDYDREGLVVEHEMELDDEWFAVEITECDQLEAGIDLTGHEVIVCLGRGIADDPTHGMELGLDLVDAFEDAELGITRGIVTSSYEFEGHVEEYSKEERQIGETGQVVAPDLYVAAGVSGAVQHKVGMDESDTIVAINTDPDARIRDFSDYFVEGDLFEVLPKLTEAAKSGEIEVPAVTDGGED
- a CDS encoding electron transfer flavoprotein subunit beta/FixA family protein, coding for MRSVVLTKGVPDFSEGAVSFDEDGHLERGKTPTVMNPNDEFAYQAALQTRVRHGGHVSGMSMGPPGYGDVLKEGMESVYANDSYLLSDRELAASDTWATAITLSAGLEKYQEEVADIDIVFAGFKTADGETGQTGPQTCWAMDWPIVTHVLALDIDPDERLVRAKRLVEGDVDEIETVEAPLPCMIVTDPEFEPTYRKASHRLTHKELRAETKARAADHDEHLTTWNHEDLNLDPDYIGLDGSPTIVSSVDPIPKAPSEREATMVDPGDEEEMGRVLSELQPYAAGAGE
- a CDS encoding polymer-forming cytoskeletal protein codes for the protein MAISRDPLDELVVPDETEAKEVALETDGDVLVGGRSTVEFGVRGRNVLAGEGVQFGGDIEAEGDCRLDMWCEVADNVLVGQDAYIGERVHVGGEMKVAGDLDIGDDVEIEEGFEANGWIVIRNPMPTIVFLFVYLKHLLLIGEEDAAQQLIAELTDEDEPDAEPLVIPRNASVGDDAWRVSTPATIGDACRLHGNVRAETIDVGADCNIFGSLRGRGDVTVGEETRIHGDVTTRDGDVVIEAEARVLGDVSCADLELGPGAEVDGTIRADGEITMGTTERDIE
- a CDS encoding DUF5800 family protein, encoding MTTLAFDDDGVDVVYEGTEFRLERDLIEEAIEKPYHDVTDHEVLKIVAEQPNLQGEPRRVGDILD
- a CDS encoding VOC family protein — its product is MPARHRPRASKIRELERAIAFYTGCLDLEITERLASFAFLSRGDRHHDLALQALGPNAPAPGAGVGLYLVAFEVEDEAALRSIYRRFPDDVGVSSVDHGISKAPYFSDPDGNGVEVYVDTRSGTGERWLGVSQPFDPEELGDDTSVAN